GCTGTAGTCATTCCGTTTTCATCAACACCAAGCGCAATTTCGATTGGTGTCTGCATTTTAATTGTTTCTAAGTCGTTCATTCTTCTTCCTCCTTAAATATTTCTGGTGTGTCAGCTGCCACCTCATACACGAATCTGTAAAAGAATCGTAAAGCCCTCACATCTGTGATTTTATCAACCAGCTTTTTAAATTCATCTTTGCATTCATCTGCTGTCATATCTTGAATTTTCTTTTGCATGAAATTCTCCTTTCTAATCAATTAAATCTGATACTTTCATATTTAACGCAAGTGCGATAGCAGAAAGTTTTTCAAGTTTTGGCTGATATCCCGCTGCACCGCCTGTTTCATGATGCTTTTTCCATTCGCTTAGCGTTGCGGTAAGTACCCCACTCATTTGAGCCACCTTATAATCAGTGAGTCCAAGTTCATCCCTGCGTTTCGCGTACTTTTCGTACATTTTCCCACCTCTTTTCTACTGAAAGATATTGACATTAGCTTAGATTTCTGATATATTCATAGTGCTGTCTAAGTTAATATAGAAATCCAAGCGATTACTTTTTGATTAGCTTATTTTTCTAAGCTATGTTTGTACTTTAACATAGTTTTGTAAGTGTGTCAATACGTAATAGCTTATTTTTCTTATCTATTTTTAGAAAGAGGTATAATATGGGCGATTATTCTTATGAAAGATACGCTAAAATACGTGATT
This genomic window from Roseburia sp. 831b contains:
- a CDS encoding helix-turn-helix domain-containing protein, with amino-acid sequence MYEKYAKRRDELGLTDYKVAQMSGVLTATLSEWKKHHETGGAAGYQPKLEKLSAIALALNMKVSDLID